A stretch of Ectothiorhodospiraceae bacterium BW-2 DNA encodes these proteins:
- the hrpA gene encoding ATP-dependent RNA helicase HrpA, which yields MGANGELSVTIDYPESLPVSARRHDIAAAIRAHQVVVIAGETGSGKTTQLPKICLELGYGTAGVIGHTQPRRIAARSVAERIATELNTPLGELVGYKVRFNDLLSNRSRIKLMTDGILLAELQQDRWLRRYEVLIIDEAHERSLNIDFLLGVLKQLLARRRDLKLIITSATINTARFSAFFNQAPIIEVSGRCYPVEILYRPPTGEEGDLPTAVLEAVHELTRLDPLGDILVFLAGERDIREVGELLAKANLRQTETLPLYSRLSIRDQDRIFRSHTGRRIVLATNVAETSLTVPGIRFVIDSGLARISRYSHRTGVQRLPIEAISQASANQRSGRCGRVAAGVAIRLYSEEDFNGRDPFPTPEIQRVNLASVMLQMALLRLGKIEQFAFIDPPEGRAIREGYQLLYELGAIDEQRRLSAIGRQLAQLPVDPRLGRLLIAAAKEGALQEGVVLAAALSLPDLRERPADKQQQADQAHQPFNDSRSDFITLLNLWAYLNEQQQIVSQNQLRKLCRQSFLNWLRWREWRDIVRQLTEQARQLNWIFNRQPADYGAIHRSLLTGLLAHIGYKDRSEAEGESPKEGKKRGKRPQERYLGGKGMRFDIFPGSGVSQRADWIVAAELVETSRRFGRTVAAIEVEWLEPLAGHLVKRSYADPHWERRRGRVSAWEQVTLNGLIIVARRRVDYGPVDPELAREIFIRQALVEGDFETTEPFLAANRSLVAEIEQLEAKARRRDILVDAATLYQFYDQRLPAQVRDSRSFHSWYAKQADPERLYLQREDVQQQLPSDIHLYPDQLQLDGCQLRLTYHFDPSHKADGVTAIVPLPLLTQLTLEPFEWLVPGMLYERLVALLKSLPKALRRNFVPTTDFARALQQRLEFGRQPLLAAMSHELQRMTGVEVPPEAFRPERVSDHLQFNFQLQNERNRVVAESRDLIALQRAYGPQARQQLQQQFNPTTEGVAASARLPAQPCRYQSWQIGEIAEVEQRQQHGIHYQAWPALVDCGDGVELQRFDNRHQAAEAHRQGVWRLLRLTEAQRFKGVAKSLQQPLQQACLLYAPLGSCQQLTEQLWLATLHHLITQSQHPLPRSATAFERLQSELAPRLHETAAAMVHAVVAALQQQQQCRKLLKKALPPSYLEQLTDMEQQLQGLIYPDFISHTPPQWLPRLAIYLQGMALRYEKMGQNLAREREAQRQIEQLSRQWQQKLAQAQQRGQRERPAELVEFRWWLEELRLSLFAQQLGVLGKVSVKRLQGQLEAF from the coding sequence ATGGGGGCTAACGGAGAGCTGTCGGTGACTATCGACTACCCTGAGTCGCTGCCGGTCAGTGCTCGGCGGCACGATATCGCAGCTGCTATTCGCGCACACCAAGTGGTGGTGATCGCCGGCGAAACCGGCTCGGGTAAGACGACCCAACTTCCGAAAATCTGTTTAGAGCTCGGCTACGGTACTGCGGGGGTCATCGGCCATACCCAGCCGCGTCGCATCGCCGCCCGCAGTGTTGCCGAGCGGATTGCGACCGAGCTCAATACGCCGCTAGGGGAGCTGGTCGGCTATAAGGTGCGCTTTAACGATCTCCTCTCAAACCGTAGCCGTATCAAACTGATGACCGATGGCATTCTCTTAGCCGAGCTCCAGCAAGATCGCTGGCTCAGGCGCTATGAGGTGCTGATTATTGATGAGGCGCACGAACGCTCACTCAATATCGACTTTCTATTAGGGGTGTTAAAGCAGCTCCTAGCTCGGCGGCGCGATCTAAAACTAATTATCACCTCGGCGACGATTAATACCGCCCGCTTTAGCGCCTTTTTTAACCAGGCACCGATTATCGAAGTCTCCGGTCGCTGCTATCCGGTCGAGATCCTTTATCGGCCACCGACGGGGGAAGAGGGTGATCTGCCCACCGCCGTGTTAGAGGCGGTGCATGAGCTAACTCGGCTCGATCCGCTGGGCGATATTTTGGTCTTTCTCGCTGGTGAGCGCGATATTCGTGAGGTGGGGGAGCTGCTGGCCAAAGCCAATTTGCGTCAAACCGAGACGCTGCCACTCTACTCGCGGCTCTCAATTCGCGACCAAGATCGTATCTTTCGCTCCCATACTGGCCGTCGTATTGTGTTGGCGACCAATGTGGCCGAAACCTCGCTTACGGTGCCGGGGATTCGATTTGTCATCGATAGCGGTCTCGCCCGCATTAGCCGCTACAGCCATCGGACGGGGGTTCAGCGGCTGCCGATTGAGGCGATTTCGCAAGCCTCGGCGAACCAGCGCTCCGGTCGCTGTGGCCGTGTCGCGGCGGGGGTGGCGATTCGGCTCTATAGCGAAGAGGATTTTAACGGTCGCGATCCCTTTCCGACCCCAGAGATTCAGCGGGTGAATCTCGCTAGTGTGATGCTACAGATGGCGCTGCTGCGGCTCGGTAAGATTGAGCAGTTCGCCTTTATCGACCCCCCTGAGGGGCGAGCGATTCGCGAGGGGTATCAGCTACTCTACGAGCTAGGCGCTATCGACGAGCAGCGCCGGCTTAGCGCCATCGGTCGCCAATTAGCGCAGCTACCGGTCGATCCCCGTTTAGGGCGACTCTTAATCGCCGCCGCGAAGGAGGGGGCGCTGCAGGAGGGGGTCGTGCTCGCCGCCGCGCTCTCGCTCCCCGATCTACGGGAGCGCCCCGCCGATAAGCAGCAGCAGGCTGACCAGGCGCACCAACCCTTTAACGACAGCCGCTCCGACTTTATCACCCTGCTCAATCTTTGGGCCTATCTCAACGAGCAGCAGCAGATAGTGAGCCAGAACCAGCTACGCAAGCTCTGTCGTCAATCGTTTCTCAACTGGCTGCGCTGGCGCGAGTGGCGCGATATTGTGCGGCAGCTAACCGAGCAGGCGCGGCAGCTTAACTGGATTTTTAACCGTCAACCGGCTGACTATGGTGCTATTCATCGCTCGCTATTAACGGGGCTATTAGCCCATATCGGCTACAAAGATAGATCCGAGGCCGAGGGGGAGAGCCCCAAAGAGGGCAAAAAGCGGGGGAAACGGCCACAAGAGCGCTATCTGGGGGGCAAGGGGATGCGGTTCGATATCTTCCCAGGTAGCGGCGTTAGCCAGCGGGCGGACTGGATTGTGGCCGCCGAGCTAGTCGAGACCTCGCGCCGCTTTGGTCGTACGGTGGCGGCGATTGAGGTAGAGTGGCTCGAACCGTTAGCCGGCCACCTAGTCAAACGAAGCTACGCCGATCCGCACTGGGAGCGACGACGGGGACGGGTCTCGGCCTGGGAGCAGGTGACACTCAATGGGCTGATTATTGTGGCGCGACGACGGGTCGATTATGGGCCGGTCGATCCCGAACTAGCGCGCGAGATCTTTATCCGCCAAGCGCTAGTGGAGGGCGATTTTGAGACCACTGAGCCCTTTTTAGCCGCCAACCGTAGCCTAGTGGCCGAGATTGAGCAGCTAGAGGCGAAGGCGCGACGGCGCGATATTTTGGTCGATGCCGCTACCTTGTACCAATTTTATGATCAAAGGCTACCGGCGCAGGTGCGCGACAGCCGCTCATTTCATAGCTGGTACGCCAAACAGGCCGATCCAGAACGACTCTATCTACAGCGCGAAGATGTGCAGCAGCAGCTCCCGAGCGATATCCACCTCTACCCCGATCAGCTACAGCTCGATGGCTGTCAGCTACGGCTAACCTACCACTTCGATCCGAGCCATAAGGCCGATGGGGTGACGGCGATTGTGCCGCTACCGCTGCTGACTCAGCTCACGCTGGAGCCGTTTGAGTGGTTAGTGCCGGGGATGCTCTACGAGAGGCTAGTGGCGCTGCTAAAGTCGCTCCCTAAGGCGCTGCGACGCAACTTTGTGCCGACGACCGACTTTGCCAGAGCGCTACAGCAGCGACTTGAGTTTGGGCGTCAGCCACTACTTGCGGCGATGAGCCATGAGTTACAGCGGATGACCGGTGTCGAGGTACCACCAGAGGCCTTTCGTCCTGAGCGGGTCAGTGACCATCTACAGTTTAACTTTCAGCTCCAAAACGAACGCAACAGAGTGGTGGCCGAGAGTCGTGATCTTATCGCACTACAACGAGCCTATGGCCCGCAGGCGCGACAGCAGCTACAGCAGCAGTTTAACCCTACGACAGAGGGTGTGGCGGCTAGCGCCAGACTCCCTGCCCAGCCGTGTCGTTACCAAAGTTGGCAGATAGGAGAGATAGCCGAGGTCGAACAGCGGCAGCAGCATGGGATTCATTACCAAGCGTGGCCGGCGCTAGTCGATTGTGGCGATGGGGTCGAGCTACAGCGGTTCGATAATCGACACCAAGCCGCTGAAGCGCATCGACAGGGGGTGTGGCGACTGCTACGGCTGACAGAGGCGCAACGATTTAAAGGGGTGGCCAAATCGCTACAGCAGCCGTTGCAGCAGGCGTGCCTACTCTACGCTCCGCTCGGGAGCTGCCAACAGCTAACCGAACAGCTCTGGTTAGCGACCCTGCACCACCTCATAACGCAGTCACAGCACCCACTACCGCGCTCGGCCACCGCGTTTGAGCGGCTACAAAGCGAACTCGCCCCACGACTGCATGAGACGGCGGCAGCGATGGTTCATGCCGTCGTCGCCGCCCTACAACAGCAGCAGCAGTGTCGTAAGCTACTCAAAAAGGCGCTACCGCCAAGCTATTTAGAGCAGCTAACCGATATGGAGCAGCAGCTACAGGGGTTGATCTATCCTGATTTTATTAGCCACACTCCGCCGCAGTGGTTACCGAGGCTGGCTATCTATCTACAGGGGATGGCGCTGCGTTATGAGAAGATGGGGCAGAATCTGGCGCGTGAGCGGGAGGCGCAGCGCCAAATCGAGCAGCTTAGCCGACAGTGGCAGCAGAAGTTGGCTCAGGCGCAGCAGCGTGGCCAGAGGGAGAGGCCAGCGGAGCTGGTTGAGTTTCGTTGGTGGCTAGAGGAGTTGCGGCTATCGCTATTTGCCCAGCAGTTGGGGGTGTTAGGTAAGGTGTCGGTAAAGCGGTTGCAGGGGCAGTTAGAGGCCTTTTAA
- a CDS encoding prenyltransferase encodes MAGKKTESSPTLWGVMRLPFLPLALVSVLQAVVLVESFGYRLNFSAIFLVTLLAVAAHIAVNVLNEVDDFTSGLDKMTQRTPFSGGSGTLPARPELLPAANYLGWGAVAVTVVLGLWFVLHQGWPLLVIGAVGLALIVLYSRYLTRSPWLCLLAPGIGFGPVIVLGTTLLLTGAMTVNALLLSLITLFLVSNLLLLNQYPDIEADRAAGRYHLLIAYGTRTGAQIYTLLMGLAYATLLYAIVTGRLPLGTLLGLVTLPLALSAVRAVWRWHEEVAQLQSHLWKNVVVVVGTPLLISAGFWF; translated from the coding sequence ATGGCTGGTAAAAAAACAGAGAGTTCCCCCACATTGTGGGGCGTGATGCGGCTCCCCTTTTTGCCGCTGGCGCTGGTGAGTGTGCTACAGGCGGTGGTGTTGGTTGAGTCGTTTGGCTATCGGCTCAACTTTAGCGCCATTTTTCTGGTCACCCTGCTGGCGGTGGCGGCCCATATTGCGGTGAATGTACTCAATGAGGTCGATGACTTCACTAGCGGACTCGATAAGATGACGCAACGCACCCCCTTTAGTGGCGGCAGCGGTACTCTACCGGCTAGACCGGAGCTACTGCCGGCGGCTAACTATCTCGGCTGGGGCGCTGTCGCGGTGACGGTGGTGTTAGGGCTCTGGTTTGTTTTGCATCAGGGGTGGCCGCTGTTGGTGATAGGGGCGGTGGGGCTGGCGCTGATTGTGCTCTATAGTCGCTACTTAACCCGCTCCCCTTGGCTCTGTCTGCTCGCCCCTGGGATCGGTTTTGGGCCGGTGATAGTGCTCGGCACCACCCTGCTGTTGACTGGGGCGATGACGGTGAATGCGCTGCTGCTGTCGCTCATTACCCTCTTTTTGGTTAGTAATCTGCTGCTGCTGAATCAGTATCCCGACATTGAGGCCGATCGAGCCGCCGGGCGCTACCATCTGCTAATCGCCTACGGTACTCGAACCGGAGCACAGATCTACACTCTGTTAATGGGGCTGGCCTATGCGACCCTACTCTATGCCATTGTGACTGGCCGTCTGCCGCTAGGGACTCTTTTAGGGCTGGTGACTCTACCGTTGGCCTTGAGTGCGGTGCGGGCGGTGTGGCGCTGGCATGAGGAGGTGGCGCAGTTGCAATCGCATCTATGGAAAAATGTGGTGGTGGTGGTGGGCACGCCGCTGCTAATTAGTGCCGGTTTCTGGTTTTAA
- a CDS encoding GGDEF domain-containing protein has product MTDSDIDNSGHHFNSGEEFFGFRFRLLNRLITISLVVASGFALLDGADIHLLGHPFASLNWGFILGLGLMLLYLRRSKRSYYPVVYLFLLWVLIELVLVLILVPQDSMRPIWFVLLILFAFMLADAQTGYLVLLVSLVVNGVAISYGLLNFTVHATLTYMVSLTVMAVVFHLYSTKMIELAILMRQHSVLVERQGTRDVVTGCLDMTTFDEMANERLLLAEKRQESLSLLFIDLDAFHWVESRFGQEMGNTVLQRSVRQIEQVLRQDDMLARYGADKFMVLLPGSGVDLAVTVAQRIRHAIASLEYSRDNENFSVTASVGLATLEERNERLELLKHRADRALYRAKYRGRDRIEIASGPSSANGE; this is encoded by the coding sequence ATGACGGATAGTGATATCGATAATAGTGGCCACCATTTTAACAGTGGTGAGGAGTTTTTCGGCTTTCGGTTTCGGTTACTGAACCGGCTAATTACCATCTCGCTCGTGGTGGCGAGTGGATTTGCTCTGCTCGATGGGGCCGATATCCATCTGCTCGGGCACCCTTTTGCCTCTCTTAACTGGGGGTTTATCTTGGGGTTAGGGCTGATGCTGCTCTATCTGCGTCGCTCTAAGCGCAGCTACTACCCGGTGGTCTATCTGTTCTTGTTGTGGGTGCTTATCGAACTGGTATTGGTGCTCATTTTGGTACCGCAAGATAGTATGCGGCCGATCTGGTTTGTGCTGCTGATCCTATTTGCGTTTATGTTGGCCGATGCCCAGACCGGCTACTTGGTGCTGCTGGTATCGCTGGTCGTGAACGGGGTGGCGATTAGTTATGGCCTGCTCAATTTTACCGTGCATGCAACCTTAACCTATATGGTGAGCCTGACGGTGATGGCGGTGGTGTTCCATCTCTATAGCACCAAAATGATAGAGTTGGCGATCTTAATGCGGCAACACTCGGTACTGGTCGAGCGGCAGGGGACGCGCGATGTGGTGACGGGGTGTCTCGATATGACAACTTTTGATGAGATGGCCAATGAGCGCCTGTTGCTAGCAGAGAAGCGGCAGGAGTCGCTCTCGCTACTGTTTATCGATCTGGACGCCTTCCACTGGGTTGAGAGCCGCTTTGGGCAGGAGATGGGCAATACGGTACTACAGCGGAGTGTGCGTCAGATAGAGCAGGTGTTGCGTCAGGACGATATGCTAGCCCGCTATGGGGCCGATAAGTTTATGGTGCTGCTACCGGGGAGTGGGGTCGATCTGGCGGTGACGGTGGCGCAACGCATTCGTCACGCGATCGCCTCGTTAGAGTATAGTCGCGATAACGAAAACTTCTCCGTCACCGCCAGTGTCGGTCTGGCCACGCTTGAGGAGCGCAATGAGCGGCTAGAGCTGCTGAAACATCGCGCTGATCGGGCGCTCTATCGGGCAAAATATAGGGGGCGGGATCGGATCGAAATTGCCAGTGGCCCCAGTAGTGCTAACGGTGAGTAG
- a CDS encoding multifunctional CCA addition/repair protein — MQIYLVGGAVRDKLLGVTPRDRDWVVVGATPEALRQRGYKAVGRDFPVFLHPETGEEYALARTERKQGHGYHGFQFHTSTEVTLEEDLKRRDLTINAMAMDESGQLIDPFGGEVDLQQGRLRHVSAAFREDPVRLLRTARYAARYHKWGFRVAHQTHQLMRQMVDQGEVAHLVAERVWQESARALLEESPQRYIEVLHSCGALQIIFPELAQLFGVPQSAHAHPEIDSGTHVMLVLQQAAKLSGELQVRFAALVHDLGKGVTPSSQLPSHKGHEERGITLVKQLCRRLKVPREIEAMALLVAAYHGLYHRADELDAATLYSLLERLDLFRRPERLTPFLLACEADSRGRLGFENEHYTQPETIRRAYAKCAAIRAQELIAAGFQGQAISDELRRRRIEALSSLT, encoded by the coding sequence GTGCAAATCTATCTAGTCGGGGGAGCTGTCAGAGATAAGCTGCTGGGCGTAACGCCGAGAGATCGCGACTGGGTCGTCGTCGGCGCGACTCCTGAGGCGCTACGACAACGCGGTTATAAAGCGGTGGGTAGAGATTTTCCGGTCTTTCTCCACCCCGAAACGGGGGAGGAGTACGCCTTAGCCCGTACCGAACGCAAACAGGGGCACGGCTACCACGGATTTCAGTTCCATACCAGCACCGAGGTCACACTAGAGGAGGATCTTAAACGGCGCGACCTAACCATTAATGCCATGGCGATGGATGAGTCGGGTCAACTTATCGATCCATTCGGGGGTGAGGTAGATCTGCAACAGGGGCGACTGCGCCATGTCTCAGCGGCGTTTCGGGAAGATCCGGTGCGACTGCTACGCACCGCCCGCTACGCCGCTCGTTACCATAAGTGGGGCTTTCGGGTCGCCCACCAGACGCATCAATTGATGCGGCAGATGGTTGACCAAGGCGAAGTCGCCCATCTAGTGGCTGAACGGGTCTGGCAAGAGAGCGCTCGCGCCCTGCTCGAAGAGAGTCCACAGCGCTACATTGAGGTACTACATAGCTGCGGCGCATTACAGATCATCTTTCCCGAACTCGCCCAGCTCTTCGGCGTACCGCAGTCGGCCCACGCCCACCCCGAAATCGATAGCGGCACCCATGTCATGCTGGTGCTACAGCAGGCAGCTAAGCTAAGTGGTGAGCTACAGGTTCGCTTTGCCGCTTTAGTACACGATCTCGGTAAAGGGGTCACCCCCTCCAGCCAACTACCGAGCCATAAGGGGCATGAGGAGCGCGGGATAACGCTAGTCAAACAGCTCTGTCGGCGCCTTAAAGTCCCCCGTGAGATTGAGGCTATGGCGCTGCTAGTCGCCGCCTATCATGGCCTCTACCACCGTGCGGATGAGCTCGATGCCGCGACCCTCTACTCGCTACTAGAGAGGCTCGATCTGTTTCGCCGCCCAGAGCGGCTCACCCCCTTTCTACTCGCCTGTGAAGCCGACTCTCGTGGTCGGCTCGGCTTTGAGAATGAGCACTATACCCAACCGGAGACGATTCGCCGCGCCTATGCTAAGTGCGCGGCTATTCGCGCCCAGGAGCTAATCGCCGCCGGTTTTCAAGGTCAAGCGATTAGCGATGAGCTGCGCCGTCGCCGCATTGAGGCGCTCTCTTCCTTGACTTAA
- the rplU gene encoding 50S ribosomal protein L21 encodes MYAIIKSGGKQYRVTEGQKLRVEKLEAEIGSEVEIPEVLMIGNGEEIKVGAPYLAQSKVTATVSGHGREKKINILKFRRRKHHMKRMGHRQYFTELQITAING; translated from the coding sequence ATGTACGCAATTATTAAAAGCGGCGGTAAGCAGTATCGGGTCACCGAGGGGCAGAAGCTACGGGTTGAAAAACTCGAAGCCGAGATTGGCAGTGAAGTCGAAATTCCCGAAGTGCTAATGATCGGCAACGGTGAAGAGATTAAAGTCGGCGCTCCCTATCTTGCCCAGAGCAAGGTGACCGCCACCGTCTCTGGCCACGGACGGGAGAAGAAGATTAACATTCTCAAGTTTCGTCGTCGCAAACACCACATGAAACGGATGGGACATCGGCAGTACTTTACCGAACTGCAGATTACCGCGATTAACGGCTAA
- a CDS encoding 50S ribosomal protein L27 codes for MAHKKAGGSTRNGRDSISKRLGIKRFGDQVVEAGNILVRQRGTKVHPGENVGCGKDHTLYALSAGKVKFEIKGAKNRQFISVIAS; via the coding sequence ATGGCACATAAAAAAGCAGGCGGTAGTACCCGCAACGGTCGCGACTCCATCTCCAAACGGCTCGGTATCAAGCGCTTTGGTGATCAGGTCGTGGAGGCTGGCAACATTTTGGTTCGTCAGCGCGGCACCAAAGTTCACCCCGGTGAAAATGTCGGCTGCGGTAAAGATCACACCCTCTACGCCCTAAGCGCGGGCAAGGTGAAATTTGAGATCAAAGGAGCCAAAAATCGCCAGTTTATTAGCGTTATTGCTAGCTAA
- the pyk gene encoding pyruvate kinase, whose product METDFRIRRTKIIATIGPASDSVATLKQMMEAGMSVARLNLSFGAGPDQVARVERIRQAAAESGRHIAIMADTKGIEIRTGQVEGDYFDLENGENFNLYCEPEVGNTQGVSVTYRHLYREVEIGTPILLDDGAIELIVTAIEGSTIRCKVIHGGLLRSRKGVNLPHTQLSLSAVSPETEADVHQEMAFAVANDIEYIAASFIQTAEDIERLRAVIRELGGEIPIIAKIENRAGIRNLEEIIEAADGVMVARGDLGVELPLADVPGMQKQIIRSTVSNGKPVITATQMLASMESNPKPTRAEASDVANAILDGTSAVMLSGESAMGKYPIEAVRTMANLALRAEASLAEYGFLQKSKPNPSNKITEAISQASITMAAHLNAASILCLTDTGFTARQISKHRPNCPILAITRSDKIARKLAINWGVIPLLHEEGADDEQKTRCGLRKSLQAGYIHDGDVVLITAGHHQAAGGTDYIRVITVNQQDQPLAI is encoded by the coding sequence ATGGAGACCGACTTTCGTATTCGTCGTACCAAAATAATCGCCACCATTGGCCCCGCTAGTGACAGTGTGGCCACCCTAAAACAGATGATGGAGGCGGGCATGAGTGTCGCCCGCCTAAACCTCTCTTTCGGTGCCGGCCCCGATCAGGTCGCGCGAGTAGAGCGCATCCGCCAAGCCGCTGCCGAAAGTGGCCGCCATATCGCCATTATGGCCGACACCAAAGGGATTGAGATTCGTACCGGCCAGGTTGAGGGGGACTACTTTGATCTGGAGAACGGTGAGAACTTCAACCTCTACTGCGAGCCCGAAGTTGGCAACACCCAAGGGGTCTCGGTCACCTATCGCCACCTCTATCGTGAGGTCGAAATCGGCACTCCGATTCTGCTCGACGATGGTGCTATCGAACTGATCGTGACCGCCATTGAGGGGAGCACTATTCGCTGTAAAGTGATTCACGGTGGGCTGTTAAGGTCGCGCAAAGGGGTCAACCTGCCCCACACCCAGCTCTCATTAAGCGCAGTTAGCCCCGAGACAGAGGCCGATGTGCATCAGGAGATGGCCTTTGCGGTTGCGAACGATATTGAGTATATCGCCGCCTCTTTTATTCAGACCGCTGAAGATATCGAACGCCTTAGAGCGGTCATTCGTGAGTTGGGGGGGGAGATTCCGATTATCGCTAAAATCGAAAATCGGGCCGGCATTCGCAACTTAGAGGAGATTATCGAAGCGGCCGATGGAGTCATGGTCGCCCGCGGCGATCTAGGGGTCGAACTCCCCCTAGCCGATGTGCCGGGGATGCAGAAGCAGATTATTCGCTCTACCGTCTCCAACGGCAAACCGGTCATTACCGCCACCCAGATGTTAGCGAGTATGGAGAGCAACCCTAAGCCGACCCGAGCCGAAGCCTCCGATGTTGCCAACGCGATTCTCGATGGCACCTCCGCCGTGATGCTCTCCGGCGAGAGCGCCATGGGCAAATACCCCATCGAAGCGGTAAGAACCATGGCCAATCTCGCCCTGCGAGCCGAAGCGTCGCTAGCCGAGTATGGCTTTTTGCAAAAGAGCAAACCTAACCCCTCTAATAAGATTACCGAGGCGATTAGCCAGGCCAGCATCACCATGGCAGCTCACCTGAACGCCGCGAGTATCCTCTGCCTGACCGATACCGGTTTTACGGCCCGTCAGATATCGAAACATCGTCCAAACTGCCCGATTTTGGCCATTACCCGCTCTGATAAGATCGCTCGTAAGCTAGCTATCAACTGGGGAGTGATTCCACTGCTGCACGAAGAGGGGGCCGATGATGAGCAGAAGACTCGCTGTGGTCTGCGCAAATCGCTACAGGCGGGCTATATTCACGATGGCGACGTAGTGCTAATTACCGCCGGCCACCACCAAGCCGCTGGGGGTACCGACTATATTCGGGTTATCACTGTCAATCAGCAGGACCAACCGCTGGCCATTTAA
- a CDS encoding SET domain-containing protein-lysine N-methyltransferase translates to MHIYRDVELEQGYHFPLEGNFVVAEREEGKGNAIYAANSYRRGEMIARFTGIILPYRTQHTLQLNTNIHLLDLSFVGYLAHSCSPNVFIDMQSFEVWALGDIDAQSALTMDYAATEDVLYRQFRCLCGSPNCRHWVTGRKEQINEQGLTYLQQRGYHG, encoded by the coding sequence ATGCACATCTATCGTGATGTTGAACTTGAACAGGGCTACCACTTTCCCCTTGAGGGCAACTTTGTCGTTGCTGAACGAGAAGAGGGGAAAGGGAACGCAATCTATGCGGCTAACAGCTATCGCCGTGGCGAGATGATTGCCCGTTTTACCGGCATTATCCTCCCCTACCGGACTCAACACACTCTACAACTCAATACCAATATCCACCTGTTAGATCTCTCGTTTGTCGGCTATCTAGCCCACTCCTGCTCACCCAATGTCTTTATCGATATGCAGAGCTTCGAGGTCTGGGCGCTAGGCGACATCGATGCTCAGAGCGCCCTAACGATGGACTATGCCGCGACGGAAGATGTTCTCTACAGACAGTTTCGTTGCCTCTGTGGTTCACCTAACTGCCGCCACTGGGTCACCGGTCGCAAAGAGCAGATCAATGAGCAGGGGTTAACCTACCTACAGCAGCGGGGCTACCATGGTTAA
- a CDS encoding MFS transporter — MERGVRNYLIVTGGYWGFTLTDGAIRMLVVLYFHLLGYSPFEVAMLFLFYEFFGIVTNLVGGWLGARIGLNLTMHIGMALQVVALLMLTVPDSWLSVGYVMAAQALSGIAKDLNKMSAKASVKAIVSGGEESKLFKWVALLTGSKNALKGVGFFVGALLLEWVGFRMALALLAGGLLLILLITLLLLPSGVGKMKSKPTFTQVFSNISAINWLSAARFFLFGSRDIWFVVGLPVFLYEGLGWSFTEVGTFLALWVIGYGFVQALAPKLLHSRKESRPPGGATARFWVLLLALSPAGIGWAMAQGWAADGVLVIGLVLFGILFAINSALHSYLILAYSDHDKVAMSVGFYYMANAGGRLAGTVLSGLLYQMVGLVGCLVGSTLFLLFTWLLTLKLPDLDHD, encoded by the coding sequence ATGGAGCGAGGAGTCCGTAACTATCTTATTGTCACCGGTGGCTATTGGGGCTTTACCCTCACCGATGGGGCGATTCGGATGTTGGTGGTACTCTACTTCCATCTGCTCGGCTACTCGCCGTTTGAGGTGGCGATGCTGTTCCTCTTCTATGAGTTTTTCGGCATCGTTACCAACCTAGTCGGTGGCTGGCTCGGGGCGCGTATCGGCCTGAATTTGACCATGCATATCGGCATGGCGCTCCAGGTGGTGGCGCTGCTCATGTTGACGGTACCCGATAGCTGGCTCTCGGTCGGTTATGTGATGGCGGCGCAGGCGCTGTCGGGGATCGCTAAAGATTTGAATAAAATGTCGGCTAAAGCATCGGTCAAGGCGATAGTGAGTGGCGGCGAGGAGTCGAAGCTGTTTAAGTGGGTCGCCCTGCTCACCGGCTCCAAAAATGCCCTCAAAGGGGTCGGCTTCTTTGTCGGTGCGCTACTGCTAGAGTGGGTCGGCTTTAGGATGGCGCTGGCGCTTTTGGCCGGCGGGCTGCTGCTGATACTGCTCATCACCCTGCTGCTGCTCCCCTCTGGGGTGGGTAAGATGAAGAGTAAGCCGACATTTACGCAAGTCTTTTCCAACATTAGCGCCATTAATTGGCTCTCGGCGGCCCGTTTTTTTCTATTTGGATCGCGTGATATCTGGTTTGTGGTCGGCCTGCCGGTCTTTCTCTACGAGGGGTTGGGGTGGTCATTTACCGAAGTGGGCACCTTTTTAGCGCTGTGGGTGATAGGGTATGGGTTTGTGCAGGCTCTAGCGCCCAAACTGCTCCACTCTCGAAAAGAGAGCCGCCCCCCAGGGGGGGCCACCGCCCGCTTTTGGGTGCTGCTATTAGCGCTCTCACCGGCAGGGATCGGTTGGGCGATGGCGCAGGGGTGGGCTGCGGATGGGGTGTTAGTGATCGGTCTGGTACTGTTTGGCATTCTGTTTGCGATTAACTCCGCGCTCCACTCCTATCTCATTTTGGCCTACTCCGATCACGATAAGGTGGCAATGAGCGTCGGTTTTTACTATATGGCCAATGCCGGCGGTCGCTTAGCCGGCACTGTGCTCTCAGGGCTGCTCTATCAGATGGTCGGGCTAGTCGGCTGCTTAGTCGGCTCAACGCTGTTTCTGCTGTTCACCTGGCTATTGACGCTGAAGCTGCCCGACCTTGACCACGATTAA